AAGGGCTACGACCGGCTGTACGGCGCGCGCCCCATGGGCCGCATCATCCAGGAATACATCAAGAAGCCGTTGGCCGACGAACTGCTGTTCGGCAAGCTGGCCAAGGGCGGTCACGTCAAGGTGAAGGTGAAGAACGACGCGCTCGATTTCGCCATCACCCCGCTGACCGCCACGCCGCGCCCGAACACGAAAAAGGAAAAGGACGAGCCCGTCCTGGCCGATTGAGCGTCAGGCGAGTGAAAACAGCAAAGGGCCGGTGGAAACACCGGCCCTTTTTGCTGTGCGTCAAATTTACTCCTCGGAATAGGACAGGGTGAAGCGCGTTGTCTCGCTCCCCACCTATTCGTCCCCTTGCGCGTCCCCGCCCACCTTCTTGAACGGGCCGTGGGCCGCCAGCACTTCCTGGTCGGATTCCACATAGGCGCCTTCCTCCTTGAGGAACCGGGCGACGGCCGCGCGGAAACCCGGGTCGGCGATCCAGTGGGCGGAATAGGTGAATTGGGGCAGATAGCCGCGCGCCAGCTTGTGCTGGCCCTGCGCGCCGGCCTCCACGCGGTTCAGCCCGTGGCTGATGGCAAAGTCGATGGCCTGGTAATAGCAGGCCTCGAAATGCAGGCAGGGATGGTCCTCGATGCAGCCCCAGTTGCGGCCGTACAGCGCGTCGCTTCCCAGCAGGTTGATGGCGCCTGCGACGTAGCGCCCGGCGCGCTTGCACAGCACCAGCACGACCTTCTCGGGCATGCGCTCGCCGAGCAGCGAGAAGAACGTCCGGTTCAGATAGGGCTGGCCCCATTTGCGCGAGGAAGTATCCACATAGAATCCGTAGAACGCGTCCCAGTGATGCTCCTTCAGGTCGCTGCCGGTCAGCACCTCGATGTCGATGCCGGGCGCCACCGCCTGGGCCCGTTCCTTGCGGATGTTCTTGCGCTTGCGCGAGCTCAGCGCCGCCAGGAAGTCGTCGAAGCCGGCATAGCCGTCGTTGCGCCAGATGAACTGCTGGTCCTTGCGCAGGAGCAGGCCGGCCGCGCCCATTTCGGTCCATTGCTCGAAGGTGGGAAAGGTGATGTGCAGCGACGACACCCCCATCTGGTCGGCAGCCTGTACGCAGGCATTGAGCAACAGACCGCGGGTGTCCGCGTCCGGCGCCAGCAGGCGCGGGCCGGTCACCGGCGAGAACGGCACCGATACCTGCAGCTTGGGGTAATAGTCGCCGCCCGCGCGCTCCCAGGCATGCGCCCAGCTGTGGTCGAACACATATTCGCCCTGGGAATGGGACTTCAGGTACATGGGCACGCAGCCGGCCAGCGCCCCGCCGCCCGGTCCGCCGCCGTCCGTCTCGATGACGATATGGGTCGGTTGCCAGCCGGTGCCGGCGCCCACGCAGCCGCTGTCCTCCAGCGCCGACAGGAAGGCATAGGAAACGAATGGATTCTCCGGGCCGGCGCAGGCGTCCCAGTCCTGTGCACGAACGGCGGACAGCGACGGGATTGCGGTGGCGGTGACGGCGGCACTCATGGCGACAGGCTCACGTGAACGCTGCCACCGCGTCCACCTCGACGGCCATGCCCAGCGGCAGGGCGTTCGCGCCCAGCGCCGCGCGGGCGTGGCGGCCGGCGTCGCCGAACACGTCGACCATCAACTCCGATGCGCCGTTGACCACCTGCGGCTGTTGGGTAAAGCCGTCGGTGCAATTGACGAAGCCGGTCAGCTTGACGATCCGGGTGATGCGGTCCAGGTCGCCATCCAGCGCCGCGCTCAGCTGCGCCAGGATGTTCAGGCCGCACACCCGCGCGGCCTGGTGACCCTGTTCGACGGTCAGGTCGAAACCCACCTTGCCGGTATAGCGCACGCCGCTCGCCACCGCCGAGACCTGGCCCGACACGAAAATCAGCCCGCCGGTCACCACGAACGGTACATAGGCCGCCACCGGTTTGGGCGCCTCGGCCAGTTCGATGCCCAGTTCCTGTAGCCGCGCCGCGATCTGTCCGCTCATGAAGGTCTCCTGCCTGTTCCGGTGCCCGAGTGTAGCAGAGCGTATGCCCGTTCCAAGCAGGCCGCATTCACGGCTATGCTGCGCCGGGGTGAATCGCGGGGAGACGGTTTGATGACACCGACATTGATGGCCATTCTGGGCTTTGCCATGTGGACGCTGCTGCTCAGCGTCACCATCGCCATGACCCGCACTGTCCTGGTGATGCGGGGCAGGAAGGCAGCCAACGAGTTCTCGCCCACCGGCGAGGACGTCGGCGGCTTCTCCCGCCGCCTCGCACGGGCCCACGCCAATTGCTACGAGAACCTGCCGATCGTCATCGGCGTGCTGCTGGTCGCCATCCTGGCAGGCAACAGCGCCATGGCCGACCGCTATGCCCTATGGATCCTCTATGCCCGCATCTTCCAGTCGGCTGTGCACATGGCCTCGACCAGCATCCCGGCGGTCTATCTGCGCTTCATGTTCTACGGCGCGCAGATCGTGCTGCTGACCCTCATCGCGGTGAAGTCGTTCGGCGGGTAAGGACGGCGGGCTGGGCTCGGCCGACCTGGGGTACCAGGGAAGTCGGGATCAGCCGTTAAGCCGATATTCATAACGGGAGTGTATCGTCAGGACGAATGCAAGCTGGGCGACAGGGAACCGCTGCCCGCAGTGAACGTTCGCACTGACGGGCCTGTGGTATCTGACGGCCATTGCTGAAGATTTGGTTTGAATCGCTCACAGCTTTATCGAGCGATAGGCGCTTCTCGAGATCGAGCATGATCACGCCATCCCATACCGTTGATCGATCCAGCACGTACGTCCGCGCTGGAAACTGACGAACCAACTCTGGAGAATACCATGAGTCAGAAGTCGCTCATCGCCGCCGCGTTCGTGGCCGGCGCAATGCTTTTGCCGGGCGCCGCCATCGGGGCAACTGCGTACATCGCTGAATCCACGGCACTGCGCGCCGGACCCGACGACGATTACCCGGTCGTTCGCAGCGTTCGCGAGGGACGCATCGTCAACGTCTATGGGTGCCTGGCTGACTGGAGCTTCTGTGATGTCAGCGTACGCTCTGAGCGGGGATGGATCGATGCCGAAGATCTGCTGGTCGATTATCGGGATCGGCGCAGACTTCTTGCCGATGTGGGGCCCTATGCGGGGATCGGCCAGGTTTCGTTCAGGTTCGGCAGCTATTGGGACAGCTATTATCGCGGGCTGCCATTCTATATGGAGCGCGGGCGCTGGGAGCGCTATCATCGCGAACATGGCCAGGACAACGCGGCGGTCGGCTTTGACAGCTTTCATCGCGCATTGGCTCCCTATGGGGATTGGGTCTACAGCGATCGCTGGGGCCCCGTGTGGATCCCGCGCGACGTCGACCGCGACTTCCACCCCTATGCCACCAATGGCCGCTGGGTCAGCACCAGGGAGTATGGATTCACCTGGGTGTCGTATGACGACTGGGGCGATATCCCGTTCCACTATGGCCGCTGGGTCAATGATCCCTATGACGGCTGGCTGTGGATTCCCGGTTATGTGTGGAGCCCGGGCTGGGTGATCTGGCGCTCGAATGATCGGTACA
The window above is part of the Emcibacter sp. SYSU 3D8 genome. Proteins encoded here:
- a CDS encoding GNAT family N-acetyltransferase: MSAAVTATAIPSLSAVRAQDWDACAGPENPFVSYAFLSALEDSGCVGAGTGWQPTHIVIETDGGGPGGGALAGCVPMYLKSHSQGEYVFDHSWAHAWERAGGDYYPKLQVSVPFSPVTGPRLLAPDADTRGLLLNACVQAADQMGVSSLHITFPTFEQWTEMGAAGLLLRKDQQFIWRNDGYAGFDDFLAALSSRKRKNIRKERAQAVAPGIDIEVLTGSDLKEHHWDAFYGFYVDTSSRKWGQPYLNRTFFSLLGERMPEKVVLVLCKRAGRYVAGAINLLGSDALYGRNWGCIEDHPCLHFEACYYQAIDFAISHGLNRVEAGAQGQHKLARGYLPQFTYSAHWIADPGFRAAVARFLKEEGAYVESDQEVLAAHGPFKKVGGDAQGDE
- a CDS encoding RidA family protein — translated: MSGQIAARLQELGIELAEAPKPVAAYVPFVVTGGLIFVSGQVSAVASGVRYTGKVGFDLTVEQGHQAARVCGLNILAQLSAALDGDLDRITRIVKLTGFVNCTDGFTQQPQVVNGASELMVDVFGDAGRHARAALGANALPLGMAVEVDAVAAFT
- a CDS encoding MAPEG family protein — protein: MTPTLMAILGFAMWTLLLSVTIAMTRTVLVMRGRKAANEFSPTGEDVGGFSRRLARAHANCYENLPIVIGVLLVAILAGNSAMADRYALWILYARIFQSAVHMASTSIPAVYLRFMFYGAQIVLLTLIAVKSFGG